The Lysinibacillus pakistanensis genome includes a window with the following:
- the ileS gene encoding isoleucine--tRNA ligase — MQVEEKKETTVERELRVRALWEQEGTFQATVANRSGNKPFVFYEGPPTANGLPHVGHAFGRTIKDVVARYKTMQGYFVERKAGWDTHGLPVELGVEKKLGISGKQEIEKYGVEQFIQECKGSVFTYEKKWRSFTEQLGYWIDMDDPYLTLSNDYIESIWHILSHVHKEKLLYKGHRVSPYCPSCQTSLSSHEVAQGYKDVKDLSVTAMFKIKGKDEYFLGWTTTPWTLPANVALAMNPKLTYVRVKQEEKVYILAKSLVSKVFAEPVEVLSEHFGHEFEGVSYIPPFSYVTVEKGHIVVLADYVTEHSGTGIVHIAPAYGEDDYKAVQQNGLSFVNVVDGKGCYTEEVPELVGKFVKECDVDIIKMLAKKELLFDKEKYEHSYPHCWRCDSPLLYYATDSWFIKMSALKEKILENNEQVTWYPEHIKHGRFGNFLENLVDWNISRNRYWGTPLNVWICQDCGHEEAPNSIPALKKLAKGTLQDVELHKPYIDEVICSCPKCKGEMERTPEVIDVWFDSGSMPFAQQHYPFENPATFNNQFPADVVIEGIDQTRGFFYSLLAVSTLFTGKAPYKKVLSLGHVLDEHGQKMSKSKGNALEPVELIEQYGADALRWSFLVDSSPWNPKRFSKKIVMDAKSKLVDTLDNTFKFYQLYAEIDGFEYDANNTGSRTKLDHWILSRLHHTIQVVTKCMDDFQFTQATREIGKLVEELSNWYIRRSRARFWANGLSEDKRGAFSTLYELLTTICQLLAPFTPFITEDLYRQLCGESVHLQDYPKYNEALVNAKLEKEMQTILTIVELGRSVRNSQGIKVKQPLSEIIVSVDGELTDFQPYCELVKDELNMKECLWTNDFSAYETVHYKLNFKTAGAVFGAKVNKVKDYVMNLNDQEKCELQQTDEVIITIDGEQLTLLKAHVLMESIVKDQYIIAEDASCRILMNVHLTASLLEEGQIRELIRTIQDTRKKWKLPVEQYVSISIAGNTKVTSIIQQHEALLKANVLLHDIDYVSNGQSERYIETDLFDEKFTVYFNNL; from the coding sequence ATGCAGGTGGAAGAGAAAAAAGAAACAACTGTTGAAAGGGAATTAAGGGTTCGTGCATTATGGGAGCAAGAAGGGACATTCCAGGCTACTGTTGCAAATCGTTCTGGCAATAAGCCATTTGTATTTTACGAAGGGCCACCAACAGCTAATGGATTACCCCATGTAGGTCACGCCTTTGGTAGAACGATTAAAGATGTCGTTGCTCGCTATAAAACCATGCAGGGCTATTTCGTTGAACGTAAAGCGGGATGGGATACACATGGTTTACCTGTAGAATTAGGGGTAGAAAAAAAGCTAGGTATCTCTGGGAAACAAGAAATTGAGAAATATGGTGTTGAACAATTTATTCAGGAATGTAAGGGAAGTGTCTTTACTTATGAAAAGAAATGGCGGTCCTTTACAGAGCAACTAGGTTATTGGATTGATATGGATGATCCCTATTTAACACTAAGTAATGACTATATCGAATCCATATGGCATATTTTAAGCCATGTACACAAGGAAAAGCTTTTATATAAAGGTCATCGCGTGTCGCCATATTGCCCTAGTTGTCAAACATCGTTAAGCTCTCATGAAGTGGCACAGGGCTATAAAGATGTAAAGGATTTATCTGTAACTGCGATGTTTAAAATTAAGGGGAAGGATGAATATTTTCTTGGTTGGACAACAACACCGTGGACATTGCCTGCTAATGTTGCATTGGCGATGAACCCAAAACTTACGTATGTACGTGTAAAGCAGGAAGAAAAGGTGTATATTCTAGCAAAATCGCTTGTCAGCAAAGTTTTTGCTGAGCCTGTAGAAGTGCTAAGTGAGCATTTTGGTCATGAATTTGAGGGTGTGTCCTACATTCCACCTTTTTCATACGTTACAGTTGAGAAAGGGCATATTGTTGTACTAGCCGATTATGTGACGGAGCATAGTGGAACAGGTATCGTGCATATAGCACCTGCTTATGGAGAAGACGACTATAAAGCAGTTCAGCAAAATGGTCTGTCATTTGTCAATGTTGTGGATGGAAAAGGTTGTTATACAGAAGAGGTGCCAGAGCTAGTCGGTAAATTTGTCAAAGAATGCGATGTCGACATTATTAAAATGCTAGCTAAAAAGGAGCTATTGTTTGATAAGGAAAAATATGAACATAGCTATCCTCATTGCTGGCGCTGTGATTCACCTTTGCTTTATTATGCAACAGATAGCTGGTTTATCAAAATGTCAGCATTAAAAGAAAAGATTTTAGAAAATAATGAGCAAGTCACATGGTATCCAGAGCATATTAAACATGGCAGATTCGGAAATTTCTTAGAAAACTTAGTGGACTGGAATATTAGCCGTAATCGCTATTGGGGCACACCTCTTAATGTATGGATTTGTCAAGATTGTGGTCATGAAGAAGCACCAAATAGTATTCCTGCCTTGAAGAAGTTAGCAAAGGGGACTTTACAGGATGTCGAGCTTCATAAGCCATATATCGACGAGGTTATTTGTAGTTGTCCAAAATGTAAGGGTGAGATGGAACGCACACCTGAAGTCATTGATGTTTGGTTTGATAGTGGGTCAATGCCATTTGCACAGCAGCATTATCCTTTTGAAAACCCTGCTACTTTTAACAATCAATTTCCTGCTGATGTGGTCATCGAAGGTATCGATCAAACTCGAGGCTTTTTCTATAGTCTATTAGCGGTTTCAACTTTATTTACAGGAAAGGCACCTTATAAAAAAGTTCTTTCCTTGGGTCATGTTTTAGATGAGCACGGACAGAAAATGTCGAAAAGTAAAGGAAATGCATTAGAGCCAGTTGAATTAATTGAGCAATATGGAGCAGATGCTTTGCGATGGTCATTTTTAGTCGACAGTTCACCCTGGAATCCAAAACGCTTTTCAAAAAAAATTGTTATGGATGCGAAATCAAAATTAGTCGATACATTGGATAATACATTTAAATTTTATCAGTTATACGCAGAGATCGATGGCTTTGAGTACGATGCAAACAATACAGGCTCACGTACAAAATTAGATCATTGGATATTGTCTCGCTTACATCATACAATTCAAGTTGTGACAAAATGTATGGACGATTTTCAATTTACACAGGCAACACGTGAAATCGGAAAGCTTGTGGAAGAGCTAAGTAATTGGTATATCCGACGTTCACGGGCAAGATTTTGGGCAAATGGGCTGTCAGAGGACAAACGGGGAGCATTTAGTACACTGTATGAGCTACTAACAACAATTTGTCAATTATTAGCACCATTCACACCATTTATTACAGAGGATTTGTATCGACAATTATGTGGGGAGAGCGTGCATTTACAAGACTACCCAAAATATAATGAAGCACTCGTTAATGCGAAGCTCGAAAAAGAAATGCAAACTATTTTAACAATCGTAGAATTAGGGCGGAGCGTTCGTAATAGTCAGGGGATTAAGGTCAAGCAGCCATTAAGCGAAATCATTGTCTCAGTTGATGGAGAATTAACAGATTTTCAGCCGTATTGCGAGCTTGTGAAAGACGAACTAAATATGAAAGAATGTTTATGGACAAATGATTTTTCAGCATATGAAACAGTTCATTATAAACTGAACTTTAAAACAGCAGGGGCTGTGTTTGGAGCAAAAGTGAATAAAGTAAAAGATTACGTCATGAATTTAAATGATCAGGAGAAATGTGAATTACAGCAAACGGATGAGGTAATTATTACGATTGACGGAGAACAGCTAACATTGTTAAAGGCACATGTGTTAATGGAATCCATCGTAAAAGATCAATATATTATAGCTGAAGATGCCTCATGTCGAATCCTTATGAATGTTCATCTCACAGCAAGCTTATTGGAAGAAGGTCAAATAAGAGAATTAATCCGAACAATCCAAGACACACGTAAAAAATGGAAACTCCCTGTTGAGCAGTATGTTTCGATATCAATTGCTGGGAATACTAAAGTAACGTCTATTATCCAGCAACACGAAGCATTATTAAAAGCAAATGTGTTGTTGCATGATATTGATTATGTGAGTAATGGTCAAAGTGAACGCTATATCGAAACAGATTTGTTTGATGAAAAGTTTACCGTTTATTTTAATAATCTTTAG
- a CDS encoding DUF3221 domain-containing protein — protein sequence MSKVDVTVIRDLSESKKRVIGNVVQHIEQRDNKKRVWRWQYSVISVFFTACIGLFFYSQLQLDNKLLLSSNDLPILDEDEMSTMLNAYNPQSEQSRNEFFQTMIEIDAYYAYALSKGIDINHKLEDKERLWSKQNLEDDHFKKNLANLELSVDEYVEKYIEPFNIKGSARNELLKDYQKRYENSFPLHAYLGIKKEAMDYLTAKYVDRISYLKQKYQFSLDPKDAYVSGTKYKTGYVVAIEGDRFLVVSGEVKDLIGHLSNEEMINQKENGIWYPLHEVKDKITVGNMVSVTYSMQERLGKYGFVANLDEIKIEK from the coding sequence ATGAGTAAAGTGGATGTGACAGTAATAAGGGATTTATCGGAAAGTAAAAAGAGGGTTATAGGAAATGTTGTGCAGCATATAGAACAACGTGACAATAAAAAAAGAGTTTGGCGGTGGCAATATAGTGTAATTTCCGTCTTTTTTACAGCATGTATAGGGTTGTTTTTCTATTCACAATTACAATTAGATAATAAGTTACTTTTATCTTCAAATGACCTGCCAATTCTAGATGAAGATGAAATGTCCACAATGTTGAATGCATATAATCCTCAAAGTGAACAATCTCGTAATGAATTTTTTCAAACAATGATAGAGATAGACGCTTATTATGCATATGCTTTAAGTAAGGGCATTGACATAAATCATAAGTTGGAAGATAAAGAAAGACTATGGAGTAAACAGAATTTAGAAGATGATCATTTCAAAAAAAACCTTGCTAATTTAGAGCTGTCAGTGGATGAGTATGTTGAAAAATATATCGAACCTTTTAATATCAAAGGAAGCGCGAGAAATGAATTACTTAAAGATTATCAAAAGAGATATGAGAATTCCTTCCCCCTACATGCTTATCTTGGTATTAAAAAAGAGGCAATGGACTATCTTACTGCAAAATATGTTGATAGAATTTCCTATTTAAAGCAAAAATACCAATTTTCGCTCGATCCAAAAGATGCGTACGTGTCTGGCACAAAATATAAAACAGGCTATGTTGTAGCAATTGAAGGAGATCGTTTCTTAGTTGTTTCTGGGGAAGTAAAAGATTTAATTGGACATTTATCAAATGAAGAAATGATTAATCAAAAAGAAAATGGTATTTGGTATCCCCTTCATGAAGTAAAAGATAAAATTACTGTAGGAAACATGGTAAGCGTTACCTACAGTATGCAAGAGCGACTTGGCAAATATGGCTTTGTAGCTAATTTGGATGAAATTAAAATCGAAAAATAA
- a CDS encoding sigma-70 family RNA polymerase sigma factor: MEQHTERLIRLAFYYVRDLQCAEDIVQDVFIKFYDHQQNYEERGELRAYLSKLVTNKSKDYLRSWTYRKIQVQQKIFAKQAVIRRDMLVQQDEQTLIENAILALPLKQREVLIYFYFEELPVMEIAELLSIPESTVKTRLRRGRELLKPKLQHIEWEVLLHE, encoded by the coding sequence ATGGAACAGCATACAGAAAGACTAATTCGACTAGCCTTTTATTATGTAAGAGATTTACAATGTGCAGAAGATATCGTTCAGGATGTATTTATTAAGTTTTATGATCATCAACAAAACTACGAAGAACGTGGAGAATTGAGGGCTTATTTATCAAAACTTGTCACCAATAAAAGTAAAGATTATTTACGTAGCTGGACATACCGTAAAATTCAGGTGCAACAGAAAATTTTTGCGAAGCAAGCTGTGATAAGAAGGGACATGCTTGTTCAGCAAGATGAACAAACATTAATTGAAAATGCAATTTTAGCTCTACCATTAAAACAGCGTGAGGTTCTAATTTATTTTTATTTTGAGGAATTACCTGTTATGGAAATTGCCGAGTTATTAAGTATTCCAGAGAGCACAGTCAAAACAAGGCTGCGTCGTGGAAGAGAGCTATTAAAGCCAAAGCTACAGCATATTGAGTGGGAGGTGCTACTGCATGAGTAA
- a CDS encoding Lrp/AsnC family transcriptional regulator, which translates to MDQIDTDILLQLQRNAKISMKELAASVHLSSPAVIERVKKLEEQGMIEGYKAKVNLKKMKRTIQAIILFKSIDCKSLSDFCNNHPDVLECYRVAGEISYIVKLATYSVETLERFIDEAMPYGTPSTNIVLSSTEKKVIAPFCNENLDK; encoded by the coding sequence ATGGATCAAATAGATACAGATATTTTATTGCAATTACAGCGAAATGCCAAAATTTCGATGAAGGAATTAGCGGCATCCGTTCATCTATCCTCTCCAGCTGTTATCGAACGTGTTAAAAAGTTGGAAGAGCAGGGAATGATTGAGGGGTATAAAGCAAAAGTTAATTTAAAAAAAATGAAACGCACGATTCAAGCCATTATTTTGTTTAAATCGATTGATTGTAAAAGTCTTTCGGATTTCTGCAATAACCACCCAGATGTTTTGGAGTGTTATCGGGTTGCTGGGGAGATTAGTTATATTGTGAAGCTTGCTACATATTCAGTGGAAACATTGGAGCGGTTTATCGATGAGGCAATGCCTTATGGAACGCCTTCAACTAATATTGTGCTATCTTCAACAGAAAAGAAAGTTATAGCTCCATTTTGTAATGAAAATTTAGATAAATAA
- a CDS encoding DJ-1/PfpI family protein — protein MKKVLLLLANGFEAVEASVFTDVLGWNKWEGDGSTEVVTVGLHPQLQCTWNFNVVPEKLLHEVSLEEFDALAIPGGFEEAGFYTDAFSQEFQEVVHHFDEHKKPIATVCVASLILGHSGILQNRRATTYNHPTSKRLAQLQSYGADIVNERIVQNEHIITSSNPGTAFEVAFSLLEKLTSIVNTRKVKDLMGFK, from the coding sequence ATGAAAAAAGTTTTATTATTATTAGCAAATGGGTTTGAGGCTGTTGAAGCGAGTGTTTTTACAGATGTACTAGGCTGGAATAAATGGGAGGGTGATGGATCAACAGAAGTAGTGACTGTCGGTTTACATCCACAACTGCAATGTACATGGAATTTTAACGTAGTCCCAGAAAAATTACTTCATGAAGTTTCATTAGAGGAATTTGATGCTCTTGCCATCCCCGGAGGCTTTGAGGAGGCGGGTTTTTATACAGATGCCTTCAGTCAAGAATTTCAAGAAGTTGTCCATCACTTTGATGAACATAAAAAACCAATTGCTACGGTTTGTGTGGCCTCACTTATTTTAGGCCATAGTGGCATTCTACAAAACCGAAGAGCTACGACCTATAATCATCCAACAAGTAAACGTTTAGCACAGCTCCAATCCTATGGTGCAGACATTGTCAACGAGCGAATTGTTCAAAATGAACATATTATTACTTCATCCAATCCAGGTACTGCATTCGAGGTAGCTTTCTCCTTACTTGAAAAGTTGACATCAATTGTTAACACAAGGAAAGTAAAAGATTTAATGGGTTTTAAATAA